A segment of the Bacteroides acidifaciens genome:
GGGTACACCTTATTATAATATGTTTCAGGGAGAAGTGGAAGTCAAGTTGATGAATGAAATGGGGTATGATGCTATGACTATCGGTAACCATGAATTTGATTTCGGTCTGGACAATATGGCACGTCTTTTCAAAATGGCAAACTTTCCGGTGGTCTGCGCCAATTACAACCTCGATGCTACCCCACTGAAAGATATCGTAAAGCCTTATGTAATTCTCGAAAGATATGGCTTGAAGATTGGCGTATTCGGATTGGGAGCGAGGCCCGAGGGCTTGATTCAGGCAAATAAATGTGAAGGAGTAATTTATGAGAACCCTATTGAAGTATCGAACGAAATAGCAGCCTTGTTGAAAAAGAAGGGCTGTGACGTGATAGTGTGCCTGTCTCATCTGGGCATTCAGATGGACGAACGTCTGGTTGCGAAAACGCGCAATATTGATGTCATTC
Coding sequences within it:
- a CDS encoding bifunctional metallophosphatase/5'-nucleotidase; this encodes MKRIQISFLLCLVLSFAFSLFAQNTKELILLQTSDVHSRIEPINQKGDRNYDEGGFVRRATFLDQFRKEHKNVLLFDCGDISQGTPYYNMFQGEVEVKLMNEMGYDAMTIGNHEFDFGLDNMARLFKMANFPVVCANYNLDATPLKDIVKPYVILERYGLKIGVFGLGARPEGLIQANKCEGVIYENPIEVSNEIAALLKKKGCDVIVCLSHLGIQMDERLVAKTRNIDVILGGHSHTFMKGPKIYLNMDGKEIPIMHSGKSGVRVGRLDLTLKCK